The Lysobacter enzymogenes DNA segment GAAGTCGGCCCGGGCGATACCGTCTTCATTCCCGCCGGCGCCGCGCAGCGCATCGCCAACCTCGGCGACGACGACCTGATGTTCCTGGCGATCTGCACCCCGCGCTTCGTGCCGGAGTGCTACGAGAACCTGGAGTCGCCCGACGCATGAACGCCGTCGCCGCGCGCCCCGACCTGAGCGAACGCTACCTCGGCTGCCTGCTCGGCCTGGCCTGCGGCGACGCGGTCGGCACCACCGTGGAATTCAAGGCGCGCGGCGATTTCGCGCCGCTGACCGACATGACCGGCGGCGGCCCGTTCGGCCTGCGCGCGGGCGAATGGACCGACGACACCTCGATGGCGCTGTGCCTGGGCGCGAGCCTGCTGCATTGCCGCGGCTTCGATCCGCGCGACCAGATGAACCGCTATTGCAACTGGCGCGCGCACGGTTATCTCAGCAGCAACGGCGAGTGTTTCGACATCGGCGCGACGGTGAGCGCCGCGTTGGACCGCTACCTGCGCAGCGGCGATCCTTACGCCGGCGATCCCGGCCCGCGCGCGGCCGGCAACGGCGCGCTGATGCGGCTGGCGCCGGTGCCGATGCTGTGGCGGCGCGATCCCGAGCGCCTGCGCCGCTACGCCGCCGAATCCACCCGCACCACCCACGGCGCGGCCGAGGCGCTGGATTGCTCGCGCCTGTTCGCCAGCCAAGTGCGCGCGGCGCTGATGGGCGCCGGCAAGGACGCCGTGCTGACGCCGGCGATGCCGCCGCCGCAAAGCGAAAAAGTCGCCGCGATCCACGCGCGCGGCTACGCCGGCAAGCGCGAGGACGAAATCCGCGGCAGCGGCTACAGCGTCAAATCGCTGGAAGCCGCGTTGTGGTGCTTCCTGCACACCGACTCGTTCGAGGCCGCGATCCTGCGCGCGGCCAACCTCGGCGAGGACGCCGACACCACCGCGGCGATCTGCGGACAGGTCGCCGGCGCGTTCTACGGCGTGCAGGGCATTCCCGAAGCCTGGTTGCGGCGCCTGGTCATGCGCGAGGACATCGCGGCGATGGCGCAGGCGCTGCTGGTCTTGTCGGACGAACCGTTCGAGACGGCGGAGTAGCGCACGCCCCGCCGCCGCGGGCGGCTCAGGCCGCGGTCACGTCGCGCAGTTCCCAGCCGCTGCCGGCGAGCAGGCGTAGGCGGTGCTTGAGCACGGTGCCCGACAGCGCGGTCACCACCGTCAGGTCCATGCGCAGGTCGCGTTGTTCGCCGACGACGGTGGCGTTGGGATCGGTCGCACCGAGGCTGGGATCGACCTCGTCCGGATCGGGCTGCTTGGCGCGCCAGCGCTCGAACAGCGCATCGCTGCGCAGCGCGTCCTGCAACTGCGCAGCGAAGCCCTCCGAGCTGATCGCGGTGAAGGACAGATCGGCATCGCTGCCGCGGGCGCGGTCGGCGTCGGGAATGCTGAGGAAGTAACGGGTGGCCATTCGCATCTCTCGGTGAGTGGGCGCGTTCAGATTAATGAGCGACGCATGGGTCGGGCGTGAATGGGGTCGAAGGACCGCGCCTAAGCGATCCTGAATTCCAAAGCCCGTCATGCGCCGCGTTTGCCGACCCTGTCGGCCGGTGGATCTGTGATTGCCCGCGCAACCGTTGA contains these protein-coding regions:
- a CDS encoding ADP-ribosylglycohydrolase family protein — protein: MNAVAARPDLSERYLGCLLGLACGDAVGTTVEFKARGDFAPLTDMTGGGPFGLRAGEWTDDTSMALCLGASLLHCRGFDPRDQMNRYCNWRAHGYLSSNGECFDIGATVSAALDRYLRSGDPYAGDPGPRAAGNGALMRLAPVPMLWRRDPERLRRYAAESTRTTHGAAEALDCSRLFASQVRAALMGAGKDAVLTPAMPPPQSEKVAAIHARGYAGKREDEIRGSGYSVKSLEAALWCFLHTDSFEAAILRAANLGEDADTTAAICGQVAGAFYGVQGIPEAWLRRLVMREDIAAMAQALLVLSDEPFETAE